The following coding sequences are from one Leucoraja erinacea ecotype New England chromosome 2, Leri_hhj_1, whole genome shotgun sequence window:
- the LOC129710850 gene encoding chemokine XC receptor 1-like, with the protein MSSTVSSYDYESYNYTDEDFVPFCDNQESISFGDIFTQVLYSLIFIFCLIGNILVFWILVKYEKLKSVTNIFILNLVISDLLFACSLPFWIVDHTHGWIFGKAMCKILSLIFFVSYYSGIMLLTLMTIDRYLVVVHPLSAVRIRTISYSVVACLLVWCISILATIPDMIFSDIIVNQRFTCGSVYPKEHEEIWRLVQCSEQNILFFLIPFVIIVYCYYRIFNTVVKCRARKKFKAVKVIFCIVAVFFVCWAPYNVVIFLLSLYDLKVLIVESCGMGNHLDLAFFICRNLAYFHCCLNPFFYALVGTKFRKHLKKIISMSLPYHNVSKHSKYRHRGRHLSSSHDYSNSSGFNGIYL; encoded by the coding sequence ATGTCATCAACGGTATCTTCCTACGATTATGAGAGTTATAATTATACTGATGAGGATTTTGTTCCCTTCTGTGACAATCAGGAAAGCATCTCATTTGGAGACATCTTTACACAAGTCTTGTACAGCCTCATCTTTATTTTCTGCCTGATTGGGAATATTTTAGTTTTCTGGATCCTTGTGAAATATGAGAAGCTGAAAAGTGTAACCAACATCTTCATTTTGAATCTTGTCATCTCTGATCTGCTTTTTGCTTGCTCACTTCCATTCTGGATTGTGGATCATACACACGGATGGATCTTCGGCAAGGCCATGTGCAAGATATTGAGTTTGATTTTCTTTGTCAGCTACTACAGTGGGATCATGCTACTAACATTGATGACCATTGACAGATACTTAGTGGTGGTCCACCCTCTGTCTGCTGTGAGAATCAGAACGATCAGTTACAGTGTAGTGGCCTGTTTGTTAGTTTGGTGCATTAGTATCTTAGCCACAATCCCAGATATGATCTTTTCTGATATTATTGTGAACCAAAGGTTTACCTGTGGAAGTGTCTATCCAAAGGAGCATGAGGAAATATGGCGACTGGTGCAATGTTCTGAACAAAATATTTTGTTCTTCTTGATCCCCTTTGTTATTATTGTGTATTGCTACTATAGGATTTTCAACACTGTTGTTAAATGCAGAGCTCGAAAGAAATTCAAAGCTGTGAAGGTTATCTTCTGTATTGTGGCAGTGTTTTTTGTTTGTTGGGCTCCCTACAATGTAGTAATTTTCCTGCTGTCTTTGTATGACCTCAAAGTCTTAATTGTTGAGTCCTGCGGGATGGGGAACCATCTAGATCTTGCGTTTTTCATTTGTCGGAACCTTGCTTATTTCCACTGTTGCCTAAATCCCTTCTTTTATGCTTTAGTGGGAACGAAATTCAGGaaacatttaaagaaaataataagCATGTCTCTCCCTTACCACAATGTCAGTAAGCATTCAAAGTACAGGCACAGAGGTCGTCACCTGAGTAGTTCACATGACTATTCCAATTCTTCTGGCTTTAACGGAATCTATTTGTAA